A genomic segment from Chelonoidis abingdonii isolate Lonesome George chromosome 24, CheloAbing_2.0, whole genome shotgun sequence encodes:
- the SURF6 gene encoding surfeit locus protein 6: MASLATKDSYLQSLAKKICVQQVQEPRKRIFASKRAGSGDASSQPKKKKRKKPRKQAEKADAPPAKQAAPNTSTSAPAKKAVPNLNTSTPAEQTAPNGSRAAQTGTAVSKSVNRPTGGKSDPSSFSAVNILRQRLHEKMQEVSGQGGTKELSPAVLEKRRRRKYEKERKRRRKKELKMKEKMEKKGAQEAAAAVEPQQAKEESKVGIIFNQVKVCEEEELSKTEKKREKRKRVKGNLTPLTGKNYKQLLSRLEARKSKLEELKDKDQKRAQELENKMKWTNVLYKAEGVKIRDDEERLKAALKRKEKHKAQRQKQWEKRTEHVVEKMQQRQDKRRKNIQKKKVAKVERRKNKARKKGRILPEDLEKAGVK; this comes from the exons ATGGCTAGTCTGGCCACCAAAGACTCATACCTGCAGAGTTTAGCTAAGAAAATTTGTGTGCAGCAGGTCCAGGAGCCACGGAAAAGAATATTCG CTTCCAAGCGAGCTGGGTCTGGAGATGCTAGTAGCCAgccaaagaaaaagaagagaaagaaacccAGAAAGCAAGCTGAGAAGGCAGATGCCCCTCCAGCTAAGCAGGCAGCACCCAATACCAGCACATCTGCTCCAGCTAAGAAGGCAGTACCTAATCTTAACACATCTACTCCAGCTGAACAGACAGCACccaatgggagcagagctgctcAAACTGGAACAGCAGTGAGCAAAAGTGTGAACAGACCTACAG GTGGAAAAAGTGATCCCAGTTCATTTTCTGCTGTGAATATCTTGCGTCAGAGGTTGCATGAGAAGATGCAAGAAGTCTCTGGTCAG GGTGGCACTAAAGAACTATCGCCAGCTGTGCTTGAGAAGAGGCGCCGAAGGAAGTACGAGAAGGAGAGAAAGAGGCGCCGAAAAAAGGAGCTGAAGATGAAGGAGAAAATGGAGAAGAAGGGAGCCCAggaggcagctgcagctgtggagcCACAGCAAGCGAAGGAGGAGAGCAAGGTTGGGATCATCTTCAACCAGGTCAAAGTctgtgaggaggaggagctgagcaagacagagaagaagagagagaagaggaagagagtgaAGGGCAACCTCACTCCTCTGACAGGCAAGAACTACAAGCAGCTGCTGAGCAGGCTGGAAGCCCGGAAGAGCAAATTGGAAGAGCTGAAGGACAAGGACCAAAAGAGAGCCCAGGAGCTGGAAAATAAGATGAAATGGACCAATGTCCTTTACAAGGCAGAAGGTGTCAAGATCCGCGATGATGAGGAACGTCTGAAggctgccctgaagcgcaaggaGAAGCACAAGGCCCAGCGCCAGAAGCAGTGGGAGAAGAGGACAGAGCATGTGGTAGAGAAGATGCAGCAGCGGCAGGACAAGCGGCGTAAGAACATCCAGAAGAAGAAGGTGGCCAAGGTGGAGCGCAGGAAGAACAAGGCCCGGAAGAAGGGCCGCATCCTGCCAGAGGACTTGGAGAAAGCTGGTGTGAAATGA